In the genome of Ziziphus jujuba cultivar Dongzao chromosome 10, ASM3175591v1, the window TCCATTCAAAGAACtgctatatttttgtttcataaaATGCCCTAGTGGAATAGTTAGGAAACTAAAGAGCAAATTAACAAAGTCTTTCTTTGCTTCTGCATAACAAACTTTCTTCTTAGATTTGCTCACCATAAGCTTGATAGCAATCTTTCCATCTAGAAAATTCTTCTGGTCTTCCATTTGGTATTCAACAGGTTTTCCTTGATCAAAATTTCCTGCATTTAACTCGGTCGCTGGTTTATGATTCAGAAGAGTTTCCGTCAGTGGTGTTTTTGATAGTAATGAGCACACAAGCAAATTCAGAACCTGAAAGAGGACACGATGAGGTGAGAAAAAACTGATTAACTTAGAGATCATGGGAAAACACAACCtttgacatttaaaaaattaaaattttgatgtacCTCATCAACTCCTAGAGAGAAAACGTCCTGCTCAATGCCACTCGAATCCGTAATTCCAACCTTGGAAAGCAAAGATAAGCTTGCGGCAGTGGACATGGGCATCACTTGTAAATCATCAGTGATTATGAATCTGCTCATCCCTTTGACAAACACACTTCCATCTTTGGCACTAAAAGAAGGCGTTTTCGACTTACTGTTACTGATATGTAGACGATAATCCATGCGTTCTCCACATCTACAGAGAGAACCTTTGTAATGACTCAAAAGCCCGCAATAAGTTGGGCTGCTGCAACAGCCAAAATACATAGTAGTCTGATCATCTATTTTCAGCTTCAGCTTACTACAATGAGATTCGGCATTGTTGCGAGGACTTAGCAACATCTTCTTGAATGCTGTAGAATGGAAATGCTCATCATCAATACTCTCAACACTTTTGTATAAGTTGTTCATGCAACCTATCTCCACTGCTGACTTATCTGAGGAAAGCCTGATAATTTTTCCCACAGGAATTGTAAAAAAACTGAAGAGAATATCAACCAAATCACCATCAGACTCAGCAAAAAtgacctttttcttttccttgtccACCAAAACCGCCAAGCTAATTGTACCATCCACTTGTTTATTAGCCATGGATTGTATGAAAGCTTGAAAGTATGAAACTCGAATTCGTTTTCCTTTATGCTTTGATCAGCTTCAGAGAGCAGCTGGCAATGTCAAAAACAAAAGTTTATGCCCAATTAAAACATGGGATTTCCACACTTTTTTTTAGATATGATTCAATATTATAATTACAGATGATTATATATTCTCATTGGAGGAAGACAATGCTGATTGCTGAGTTCAAGTCCGTTATAAGGTCTAGGAAATTTAACAAACAAAGGAAagcagaaaaaaggaaaaaaggaaatttaacaACTGCTTTTAGCACATACCTGGGATTGGTAAACAGTTCACTTTTAGCAAATACCTGGGATTGGTAAACAATTGCTTGACGTGCATAAAAATTGTATGAAGGATGatgaatataaataagaaaattaaagaagaatatATGTTTTGGACATAAATTAAGTAAGGGCGATTTGGGATTTTTGCATAAAGGTAAAGGTGCAAGTGTAAACatctatttttgaaaaagaaagaacttaACCGGGAAGAAAGAACATAAAGGCAAAGGTGCAAGTGTCAACATCTacttttgaaaaagaaagaacttaACCGGGAAGAAAGAACATAAAGGCAAAGGTGCAAGTCAATATTGGtcaagctttatttttttttaatttattaaaaaataaattgaaatgaaaaCATGTACTAAAATTCATGTACTAATATCTAtgtaaaacttatatatatatatatatgctgaaaTTGATATCAGCTCTTAAAATGCATATGGTaaagagaaaatagaaataCCATGTCACAAAATAGTATTTGACACCCAGCTCTTAAAATGCATATAGTAAAGAGAAAATAGAAATGTCATGGGCACAAAATAGTAATGTCTTCATCTTCAATATTATGTTTGACATTtgcaatgatatttttaaatacgTTAGATTTTTGAACAAATTTAAACATATAGTTGTCAATActaaatatatgataataataacttcTTTTACGATAGTgttcatttaaaaaagaaaaaaagaaaaaaaatatgatagtgGTAATTAAAGATGGGCTAAGGGCGAATTAGAAGCCACAATCTTTAGAGGTTGTCACAAAGTTTGCAGTAGCTAGTAGCTACCACCTACATTACGAAGaacatcaattttatttattttcatccacttttgaaaaagaaagaacttaaccgggaagaaagaaaattaaaggcaaaggtgcaagtcaatatttgaccaagcttttttattattattattataaaaaagaaaattttccttttactaaaaaaggaaattgaaatgaaaacatgtactaaaatgcatatatatactaatatctttgttaaacttatatatatatatatatagatatagatttatacagtctgtctatggtgcggacagtcctcatgcggaccacagtattggtgacggtttttcatagtattggtgacgattttctaagaaaccgtcgttaatactatgaaaaaccgtcactaatactgcgatcctcatgcggaccgtcctcaccatagaattttcgtagatttatatatgtatatatgtctaTACATTGACATCAActtttaaaaagcatatagtAACAACAAAAATACCATGGCACAAAATAGTAATGTCTTCATCTTCAATATTATGTTTGACATTTGAAATGATATTGTTGAATATGTTacatttttaaacaaatttaagcatataatataattgtcaaATTGTTAACactaaaatatgataataataacttttcttatGATAGTGTactcaagcttttttttttaaaaaaaaataaaaatgatagcGTTCATTAAAGATGGGCTACGGGCAAATTGGAAGCCACGATTTTTCGAGTTTGTTGCAAAGTTTGTAGTAGCTAGTAACTACCACCCACCAGTATGAAGAATatcgattttatttatttttacatttttataaaaaccaTCACATATGCTCTAGAACAATAAAATTactatttctaaaataattatgtgaattttaatccttccatttattttatatatctatatatatatatatgtataaattatcaTGTATTCTATATAGAGAAATAAGGGAAAATACATAAAACCATCCTAAACTTTATTGTAAGTTTCAATTTGCTccccaaaattttttttgttgcaatGTCGTCCTTAAACTTTGACATAATATCAATTTGCtcccttttaaattttttattaaaatttggcaaagttgattaaataatattaaaattgcttgttcatattaataaaattagtagTGTTACATGTAgcaaattatttaccaaaaacatctataatatatatatatatataatttacatatgTGGATGACTAAACTTTTTAAATGgataagtgaataaaaaaaccaatcaataaattattattattatttttttagaagaaaattgctacattatttggtaaatatataggTAACTTTCACATTActgtaataaaatatgtctaaacaaaattttctttgatcaaattaaaaaaacaaaagattggAAGAGTGTAGTTTAGTACCCTTAAGTTTGGGGCTGACCTAATTTCGGCATTAAGCTTTAATTTCAGCAATTTTGGCTCTAAAGTTTCAAAATTGATGCAAATTGACCAAAATCtaacaaaacaattaaatttaatggtGATGACATTATAGTGATatcataattcatttttaagaataaaaaatatttcttaaaaaattgaaaaaaaatatttgttattttttcattttatagttatgtatttttatttggaaatttgtatccatttcttttttataaaataccaCATtcttaattaactatttttggatctaaaattagggcaaaaataaaaataaaaataaaaatataattggaatttttgatctaacaaaaataaatttattagaccaaaaattaaaaataattttatatacccaaaccaacaaaaaaaaaaaggaccaaaatatataccaaaataaaaattaaaccaaaaattaaaaaaataaaaataaaatttttaaaaacaataaagttacatttaaaaaaaaaatacatttgttatttttccattttatttttatgcttttttatttgaaaaattatattaagtactttttatttaaattgaaatacccatagtcataattaaatatttttggacctaaaattagactaaaaaagaaaattaaaataaaattagaattttggcctaataaatatgattttatcggaccaaaaggtaaaaataattagacccaaataccaaaataaaaattagaccaagaattaaaaaataattgtttaaaaaacaatttttctaaaagaaattgaaaaatattagacctttctataaatttttattttaacatttctaaaaggtttattttttggtcaaatggaaaaatagatCATAATTCTTTTCCATATTGGTATTTTGGTCTATAATTCATTTGATCAAATGAATTTGGACACAtgttcaaaaatggaaaattatacCATTTATGTAACACTCCGACTCGAGAAAAcgtttaaaatttgaactttcaACCAAGTTTGGTCAAGGTTGGCTAAGTGTGGGCTCAGAATTGACTTTTTGCTAGGATGATTCTGAACTTATCTTTTGTATTGTTGCGAAGAGCTTATTGATATAAGTTGATAGACTAGCTGCACGTCTAATTTGGAGTTAAGATAGAGAAGTTATAGTCAGAACAAGGCTTGACCGAGTTTAACCAACTGGTGTGcaaggttgactttttctttgcTCAAGGTTTGATATTGACCAGCATACTATCGAGTAATGCTCATTACTATGAGTCTGTAAACTGGTAGCGTGCTCAGTTTAGAGCTATAGTTAGAAAGGTATGGTTCTAtatagttttataattttttttatttgtattgatTATCCgcatatatttttccaaaaaaatgtgcaaatggaatatttaaaaaatatctctGACAAGTGTCATGGGTCACAAATTTAGAGGTGCCATGTATCATAATCTGGCATGGCCATGTGTCccaatcctttttcttttcttcttcttccctgaAAAATGGgaactttttctctctctccccttgTATAGCTGCCATGTTCATCCAAAAAATTGCTTTGATTTCGGCATATCTAAGCGACATTGCCATCATCATCTACACCGCAATGCCTCTTGATCGCTGGAAAAGTCGTCCACATGCCGACAAAGGGCCATGGTAGCAAGCAACCGCCACACCATCCGATCATCGGGTTCTGGCCATTTTTGGCCAAGGACTCAATCCCTTCCCCCTAATTTGAACTTTTTAAAGTTGATGGTGATCATCATTCAACTCAATTTAAGCTCGTTTGTGGTGTATAAAGAAGACAAACTTGACAATAACTTCTTGTCGAAATTCGATCACTGACAGTTAGTTATGCTAAATTAAGCTAATCCTTGTCTCTCAAGTTTTCGTTTGGTATGTAATTAGTTATGATCGGGTATTCAAAATTTTGCCATTCTTGAGCTAATTTTAGTAATTACTTTGAAATTCGCATGTGTTTAGGTACCTAGATGAAACCCAAAACTAATCCTATAGTATAGCAAGAGTGAATGTTGTCATTACTGTGAGTGGTTTATTCTCTTAAGATATTTTTAGGGCtctattaaatattatcattaattattgaatttctaATCTCTATGGTACAAAATGTTATACctgtatatatgaatattgtAGGGAATCAAACTAGCCGTGTATTAGAAGATATAGTTTCCTATTTTAATGGATGTGATAAAGGCAAATATTAGGAAAGTTTACGAACTTTATACagctataaatatattttctagttTAATGTAAATCAGATCCTAAAAGATAGGCGTGTAATTCtagatattattatatatattgaaccgGTTTAGGTTCACTATTCAATAGAGAATACATTCCaaaatttcatgctcaacttcaaatatatatatatatatatacagtccgtctatggtgcggacggtcctcatgtggaccacagtattggtgacggtttttcatagtattgatgacgattttctaagaaaccgtcgttaatactatgaaaaaccgtcattaatactgcggtcctcatgcggaccgtcctcaccatagaatttccatagatatatatgcatgtatgaatataaatatcaataaagtTGTAAATGCTTAAAGATTCTTACTCGAGCTCATATTAGAATGTTTTGCGGTTAAGCCTTATAGTTAGAAATTGATTAAGTGTATAATATTTCCAAATTATGATTGAGTTGTAAAATgcttattattatcaattttagatttaatatgGTATTTACGTTGTTAGAatatgcctatatatatatatatattagtttttttattatttgtttatctatacttatttatttatttatatgtggattaaaaaattaaggggttttttttaaataattagtaTTAAGTTGATTTTAATGTGGTATACTTTTCTTAAGTTATATTatgcattttgaaatatttattatagattttttttttatctttgggTGATATTTAAATGGATAAGGTTATGTTTGTTTGTATGAAATTTGAAAGATTAATCATTatctttaattataattatttttattattattttatttttttatttatttattcatttattcatgtaaaTGTTGTTTAATGACGTACagaatttcattattattattaatgttcttatttttattatcattaatgatTGTTcctctatatatgtatttgtgttATCAAAATATAGTAATAATTTTAAGTTATGGTTCATAAAAATGGAAGTTATGGGGAATaggtgtatttatttatttgggttggttttgaaattaaaaattattatttatataattttctattatttatttatagttttaaaatggaattgtgaaaattttgtattttttatgttattattattttattatatttattcgtaattatttgatttttagatACACCATATAGTACCGGTattcttgatatatatatatatatatatatatatatatatatatatataatgttgatTTTAGCACGCAGGCTATGGTGAGTGAGGATAAGCAGATATTTTGCAATAATAGCATTAGCCACCTTCTCATGGCTGAAGAATGGCAGGTTATTTAGCCATTCCTATAGAAGTTAAGCTGAGAGAGGATAGACATGTATTTTGTGATGAGAGCATTAGCCACTCTTCTTTTAGTCGTAGGATGGTAAGTTATTTAGCAccaacatcttttttttttttttttgctggaatAATGGGATTCCATAGAAACCAAAAAGGGAAGATATAAGCAATACGACACAAGCTTAGAGAGCATCCAATGGGATACTATCTCGAGCCACCCCATCACTAACAATAGGTGGCAACCAGAGGGGTTCAATAGGTCCAACAAAACCTTGACTAGCCACCCATTTTCCAACTAGATGAGCAACATGATTGGCCCCCCTGGGAGTCCACCAGCACCTTTGAGACGCTAAAAAAGCCGCATTTAGATTTTTTTCTCCCCTTGTCAAGTGGTGTTTAAAAAGCCAAACATCAATTAGTAGCACTGATATATCGTTTGGTGCACCAGGTATCCTTTCGATATATTATGTGTTACGTGTATCATCCAATATCGTGGTAGTGACCCTAATTTAGCCTACAAGTAGATTAGTATCGTATTACTATTGCCTATAAGATTAGCAGGTTGGATGGCCATTGCAGGCAATAGTACTGTTGTCCGTATTGGTTATAGTATATCTACAAGCAGCTGATATTTTAGGACTACGCAGtgatatatcgtatggtacattagGTGATATGTAGTTTTATTggatagatttttattttaggttTTAGATGGTTTCAATGTTTTGTATTTATggatttattcatatttttaaataatgttttaaaataatttttttatatgtcagagtttaattattttaacttatattattataactatttgattaacttattattattatcatcatcatcattatttttattattatgtgcaTGAttgctgtttttattttaattgatgattttttggAAGTGTATGTGTAACCTTGTtaagaaatgagaaaattcaTATAGTACCTATGAGAGAGAATTGGGATAGCCTTCAGACACGTTagttgtaacagcccagtctacCTGTATGAGATATTATCCCTTTTGGGCCCCGCCCGcacagttttaaaaggcctttcaagggaaaggtatccacatcccTTTATAAGGCAtgttttgttcccctttccaaccgatgtgggatctcacaatccaccccccttggggcccagcatcctcgttGACACATCGATTTGGGtgtggctttgataccaactgtaacaggcCAGTTtacctgcatgagatattgtccgctttgggcctcgCCTACACGGTTTTAAAAAGCTTCTCATGGGTTAGGGGTCCAACCCCTTCACTTCTCAGTTCCACTGGCCCGGGTAACCAACTTTGATACCAACTATAATAACCCAGTCCAttcgcatgagatattgtccgctttggacccgGCCTGCactgttttaaaaggcctcttaaaggaaaggtatccacacccctTTATAAGgcgtgtttcgttcccctttccaaccgatgtgggatctcacattaTTTAGCCTTGACGCAAGTATGGTAGCCTAGGGGCAGGTTATTAAGCTTTCAGATAGGTCTTACAACCTTCAAATAAGTATCTCAATCTTCGGGTAAATATTTCAACCTATGGATAGATTATTGAAAATCTTCAAATgagtatacatatttatatgtatataaaaatatgtttttatgcTGATTTGAATAGTGATAATGTTattgaaattattgttattattagtatcattattattatggttgtatttattattgctattagCATTATGGATTCTGGGATGACAagtagtatatttatatttatgtgctaataaatatatataaagtgcTATAAATATATGGAATAGTAGTAAGTGGGAGATGTGGCAGCTAtgatagaagtgtgttttctgtgtagggttaaattttaaaaaaattactttacagAAAAGATGCCGTTggatttttttaagaatttctGATTGATTTTTCCTAATCGAGTCAATTTTAGAGTTTCTATAGGAAATTTCGGAAGGGGTtgtgacccttttttttttggcctataaaatggaaaaaaaaagtatttctccaattttttaaaattattttgaatcctgataaattaattatggcatcaccataaattaatttattagatgaaaaaataaaaaataaaataaaaatcagataaaaaattaaaattaaaataaattcaaaatattattctatgcccaaaccaaaaataaaaattagatcacaaattaaaataataatttttttgatctaagttttatttttggtttggggacaaataatattttgaatttatgattttttattagataaaaaattaccaattttatttgaattttaattttttgtggaATTTTAGATCCAAACTATTTTAATTATGATAGaggataatttaatttaaataaaaaagaaatggataaaatttttcaaatacaaaatcataaatataaaatgaaaaaataactaatatatatattttaaaaaattagaaaatttattcttattttttaaaaacttttgtctaatttttattttggtattttgttttaattttttttcgtggatataaaaaaaaagttttaatttttggtcttataaaattatttttgttggtccaaaaatttcaattttattttaattttaattttttatctaattttaggtcaatatatttaattaaaatggtggtgttttaatttaaattgaaaaggaTGGACAcactttttcaaataaaaaactataaatataaaatgaaaaaataacaaatatattttttaatttttaaaaatattttttattctttaaaaattaattatgatgtTAGCATGATGTCATGTTGATCATCAATGAATTTAATAACCCTGGTAGATTTTGGACCAATttgcatcaatttaaaaaatttagatcCAAAATTACTAGCATCAAAACTTCAAAGTCAAAATTATCAAGACCCGTTCAAAATTCCTTACCGGAAGCCTAGataaaccctgatcccagggaaacaccaATGAATCTCCCAAAGAAAAATTCGAcagtatctcccctaagggcATAACTTACCAcaatagtagattgggttactcactgagatgattagcatctcacgtttttaaatttcattccccTAAGGCCCAGGTTAGTTGACGTTGATTAAACACACTTCGGCACTTCAAAAATTAACAGGAAACCAgtgcaaaattaaataaataatcgtccaaatagtatatagagtgttatcaactacaattgaatatgaaatttaatacaatataagataaaaagaaataatacaagatagaaacgaaaggaaaagcctcttggactttcggcaacgaaccaagacgtcgaggtcatccccggacaatcaacgtcaactaacctgggcctaagggaatgaaatttaaaaacgtgagatgctaatcatctcagtgagtaacccaatctactatataataataataataataataaaaggataaataacttagttaattgattaataagaaataagtaaataaataataggtagttaaaaataatattttccctcaaaatccTCATGATTCACTCAgttaaaagtttcatttttaaaacattttcgcaacacccaacattttatgccccaaaaatctagaaaatatttaattaataatttgcaaataaaaaactataaattaataatccaaaaattttagtgagaaataattataaaaaaaaatgctaataacaaatattaaattgggaataaaatattgtaaacaactaatacaaaaacacaataaaatttacattaagaaaaaaaaatgattcaataaatatttaaataagtaaaataaaaccaaataattaacaatagaactcaatttaaaatgccaaaacaatttaatttataaaacactatta includes:
- the LOC107410939 gene encoding uncharacterized protein LOC107410939 isoform X2: MVQLAWRFWWTRKRKRLSSDKSAVEIGCMNNLYKSVESIDDEHFHSTAFKKMLLSPRNNAESHCSKLKLKIDDQTTMYFGCCSSPTYCGLLSHYKGSLCRCGERMDYRLHISNSKSKTPSFSAKDGSVFVKGMSRFIITDDLQVMPMSTAASLSLLSKVGITDSSGIEQDVFSLGVDEVLNLLVCSLLSKTPLTETLLNHKPATELNAGNFDQGKPVEYQMEDQKNFLDGKIAIKLMVSKSKKKVCYAEAKKDFVNLLFSFLTIPLGHFMKQKYSSSLNGCIDHLYKSVQDLDEQCLKSNHHREMLVSPKLASGIGYENDLLGIKEAPHPPYYFAHIRCNSYFTSDKHLIPSDNNTVITELKVVDPKPHNEDGGGFITGQAIFTVTDDLIIRPMSSILDLSILNDLKIPFNDIEEQTVLVGKEEALSLLQTCFVSESALTNTFIRNPKQCANEETKDNMYQKIEKNGDASLQQKLLCANEETKDNMYQKIEKKEDASLQQKPLWATEFFIAKLLSFIARQFCFK
- the LOC107410939 gene encoding uncharacterized protein LOC107410939 isoform X1, translating into MANKQVDGTISLAVLVDKEKKKVIFAESDGDLVDILFSFFTIPVGKIIRLSSDKSAVEIGCMNNLYKSVESIDDEHFHSTAFKKMLLSPRNNAESHCSKLKLKIDDQTTMYFGCCSSPTYCGLLSHYKGSLCRCGERMDYRLHISNSKSKTPSFSAKDGSVFVKGMSRFIITDDLQVMPMSTAASLSLLSKVGITDSSGIEQDVFSLGVDEVLNLLVCSLLSKTPLTETLLNHKPATELNAGNFDQGKPVEYQMEDQKNFLDGKIAIKLMVSKSKKKVCYAEAKKDFVNLLFSFLTIPLGHFMKQKYSSSLNGCIDHLYKSVQDLDEQCLKSNHHREMLVSPKLASGIGYENDLLGIKEAPHPPYYFAHIRCNSYFTSDKHLIPSDNNTVITELKVVDPKPHNEDGGGFITGQAIFTVTDDLIIRPMSSILDLSILNDLKIPFNDIEEQTVLVGKEEALSLLQTCFVSESALTNTFIRNPKQCANEETKDNMYQKIEKNGDASLQQKLLCANEETKDNMYQKIEKKEDASLQQKPLWATEFFIAKLLSFIARQFCFK